From the genome of Caloenas nicobarica isolate bCalNic1 chromosome 14, bCalNic1.hap1, whole genome shotgun sequence, one region includes:
- the MRPL28 gene encoding large ribosomal subunit protein bL28m produces the protein MPLHRFPPRLWAAMRLREGICARLPQHYLAALQDDTPPTPVHWRPLGVRYRRNPRTGERERVQDVPVPVYLPPAAHEGLWGGEGWIRGFRYARNDKLSTRLPKTWKPQLFERQFYSEILDATLTITVTMRTLDLIDQAYGFDFYILKTPKADMCSKLGMDLKRTMLLRLARRDPKLHPDDPARREAIYNKYQEFAIPEEEAEWVGLSLEEAIEKQRLLEKKDPVPLFKVYAEELVNQLKEQALQKQQK, from the exons ATGCCGCTGCACCGGTTCCCGCCGCGGCTCTGGGCCGCCATGCGGCTGCGGGAGGGCATCTGTGCGCGGCTGCCGCAGCACTACCTGGCCGCGCTGCAGGACGACACGCCGCCCACCCCCGTGCACTGGCGGCCGCTGGGGGTGCGCTACCGGCGGAACCCGCGCAccggggagcgggagcgggTGCAGGACGTGCCGGTGCCGGTGTACCTGCCGCCCGCCGCACACGAGGGGCTGTGGGGCGGCGAGGGCTGGATCCGCGGCTTCCGATACGCGCGCAACGACAAG CTTTCCACCCGGCTGCCCAAGACGTGGAAGCCGCAGCTGTTCGAGCGACAGTTCTACAGCGAGATCCTGGATGCCACGCTTACCATCACCGTCACCATGCGCACCCTGGACCTCATCGACCAGGCCTATGGCTTCGACTTCTACATCCTCAAG ACTCCAAAAGCCGATATGTGCTCGAAGCTTGGGATGGATTTGAAGCGAACGATGCTGCTGCGACTTGCACGGCGGGATCCTAAACTGCATCCCGATGACCCAGCCAGAAGAGAGGCGATCTATAATAAGTACCAg GAGTTTGCGATCCCAGAAGAGGAAGCTGAATGGGTTGGCTTGAGTTTAGAAGAAGCAATAGAAAAACAGAGGCTACTAGAAAAAAAG GACCCTGTCCCACTCTTTAAAGTGTACGCTGAAGAGCTCGTCAACCAATTGAAAGAACAGgcactgcagaagcagcagaagtag